A single region of the Lentisphaera araneosa HTCC2155 genome encodes:
- a CDS encoding serine hydrolase domain-containing protein — protein MTLNKTLLSAVNFLIISVNLLAQNPPSLDQGVDPKNQSSKEQKKIKYLKAPYLSTSPKDLNDGIAVGQWNNPGVQEAAEAFLAEDKKSKYQNLDSLLIAKNGKLIFEMYNRRGRVNGPHYTMSVTKTMTSVCLARAIQLGLLSISDLDKPVIDFMPEIDRSKIQAGVESITLRDALFMKSGLRFSQKSTVLALERKYQKQAYFQKVFEATSPISQASKEYKYSGLDATMIMMIIDIKTGGQVQKWIEAEVTNKLGTVYCWNDKSNALPACGAGSNFTSRTLLKVAQSILDGGKLNGKPWLSPEYVQLIVDSKKGDGYFYYFHNRKKFSDDKINFISGIGAGGQYMSILPHNNIVLVATSHNKKAIGAPLKALEEHFIKLLIK, from the coding sequence ATGACATTGAATAAAACTTTATTAAGTGCAGTAAACTTTTTAATAATATCAGTCAATCTATTAGCTCAAAACCCTCCAAGTTTGGATCAAGGGGTCGATCCTAAGAATCAGTCCAGTAAAGAACAAAAAAAGATCAAATACCTAAAAGCTCCCTACCTCAGCACGAGCCCTAAAGATTTGAACGATGGCATCGCAGTCGGTCAATGGAATAATCCAGGAGTCCAAGAGGCTGCTGAAGCTTTTCTCGCCGAAGACAAGAAAAGTAAATATCAAAATTTAGATAGCCTGCTTATTGCTAAAAACGGCAAGCTCATTTTTGAGATGTACAACCGTCGTGGTCGAGTGAATGGGCCGCATTACACCATGTCAGTCACCAAAACCATGACTTCTGTCTGCCTCGCTAGAGCGATTCAACTGGGCTTACTCTCAATCAGTGATCTCGATAAGCCCGTCATTGATTTCATGCCCGAAATTGACCGTTCAAAAATCCAGGCAGGCGTCGAGAGTATCACTCTACGCGATGCTCTTTTCATGAAATCTGGTCTTCGCTTTAGTCAAAAAAGCACTGTTCTCGCTTTAGAAAGAAAGTACCAAAAACAAGCTTACTTTCAAAAGGTTTTTGAGGCCACCTCACCCATTTCTCAAGCGAGTAAAGAGTATAAGTATTCCGGTTTAGACGCAACGATGATCATGATGATTATTGATATTAAAACTGGCGGCCAAGTACAAAAATGGATTGAAGCTGAAGTGACCAATAAACTGGGAACTGTTTACTGTTGGAACGATAAAAGCAATGCTTTACCTGCTTGTGGTGCAGGTAGTAACTTTACTTCACGCACTCTACTCAAAGTGGCGCAATCCATTCTTGATGGGGGCAAACTCAATGGCAAGCCATGGCTTTCACCAGAATATGTTCAACTCATCGTTGACAGCAAGAAAGGTGATGGTTATTTTTATTACTTCCACAATCGCAAAAAATTTAGTGACGACAAAATCAATTTCATCAGTGGTATTGGTGCTGGTGGTCAATACATGAGTATATTGCCTCACAACAATATCGTTCTTGTCGCCACTTCTCACAATAAAAAAGCTATTGGTGCCCCTCTGAAGGCTCTGGAAGAGCACTTTATAAAACTCTTAATCAAATAA
- a CDS encoding type II secretion system protein has translation MKKKFSLIELLVVIAIIGILASIILPVLGNARDSAIRTSCKNKLKQATLANFMYADDNNQYVFPSTNGSIKWNKQLFESGYLSKSGLKTDNHPFHCPSGVTFQWNYETNYSMNKNLTLASGSNVPKSLASTHSSKTLFMIDGYNKSNVIWPANLKDENKVIKDTATKRMARHDGKLNITYVDGHLESLDGNQALSIGNNSNNSSQLWTP, from the coding sequence ATGAAAAAGAAATTCAGCCTAATTGAACTGTTAGTCGTCATTGCGATCATTGGTATTCTTGCAAGCATAATCTTACCCGTACTTGGTAATGCTCGTGATTCTGCTATAAGAACTAGCTGTAAAAATAAACTTAAGCAAGCTACGTTAGCCAACTTCATGTATGCAGATGATAATAATCAATATGTTTTCCCGTCTACTAACGGGTCAATCAAATGGAATAAACAACTATTTGAGTCTGGTTATTTATCTAAGAGTGGTTTGAAAACAGATAATCACCCATTTCATTGTCCAAGTGGTGTGACATTCCAATGGAACTACGAAACTAATTATTCTATGAATAAAAATTTAACTCTTGCTTCAGGCTCTAATGTACCTAAAAGTTTGGCATCTACACATTCTTCTAAAACATTATTCATGATTGATGGTTATAATAAAAGCAATGTAATTTGGCCTGCAAACTTAAAAGATGAAAACAAAGTTATAAAAGATACTGCAACAAAACGTATGGCCAGACATGACGGTAAACTCAATATTACTTACGTTGATGGTCACTTAGAATCACTTGATGGAAATCAAGCATTAAGCATTGGGAATAACTCAAATAACTCAAGTCAACTTTGGACTCCATAA
- a CDS encoding sialate O-acetylesterase, with protein MKITTLFSCLFLLFSTYAEEGKYLFILSGQSNMQGMNQKFTFEPRVNQEFGKENVLIVKEAIGGRPIRMWVHDWKAAPYWKIDPNIPNTKNPQPKENGVMYKSMMKKITKATQGKKPKAIAFCWMQGERDSRERHSAVYERSLKALFSQIKADFPETPIVFVIGKLSDFGKDNKQALYPEWEEIIAAQKKVAKDTPNCKIIETHDLNTGDSPPHWKTKEIRKYVDDLHMTNEGYKILGTRFAEAAIELLKKQ; from the coding sequence ATGAAAATCACGACTCTTTTCAGCTGTTTATTTTTGCTCTTCTCGACTTATGCAGAAGAAGGCAAATACCTCTTCATCCTCTCAGGTCAATCCAATATGCAGGGAATGAATCAAAAGTTCACTTTTGAGCCTCGCGTTAATCAAGAATTCGGCAAAGAAAATGTACTGATTGTCAAAGAAGCCATTGGTGGGCGCCCCATCCGCATGTGGGTTCACGATTGGAAAGCCGCTCCCTATTGGAAAATTGACCCCAACATTCCCAACACGAAAAATCCGCAGCCAAAAGAAAATGGCGTCATGTACAAAAGCATGATGAAGAAAATTACAAAAGCGACTCAAGGTAAGAAACCTAAAGCAATTGCCTTCTGCTGGATGCAAGGCGAGCGCGATTCCCGTGAACGTCATTCCGCCGTGTATGAACGCAGCCTCAAGGCGCTCTTTTCGCAAATCAAAGCTGATTTTCCCGAAACTCCCATTGTCTTTGTCATCGGTAAACTCAGTGATTTTGGCAAAGATAATAAGCAAGCCCTTTATCCCGAATGGGAGGAAATTATTGCCGCTCAGAAAAAGGTCGCCAAAGACACGCCCAACTGCAAGATCATTGAGACCCACGATCTCAACACTGGTGATTCACCTCCCCACTGGAAAACGAAAGAAATCCGCAAGTACGTCGATGATCTACACATGACAAATGAAGGCTACAAAATCCTCGGCACGCGTTTTGCGGAAGCCGCAATTGAATTGCTTAAAAAACAATAA